The Mangifera indica cultivar Alphonso chromosome 12, CATAS_Mindica_2.1, whole genome shotgun sequence DNA window GCTATTTATGTAAGTCAATGAAAGccaattttctagattttcagttttgttttgcCATGTCCAGCTCTGCCATACTAACTGCTTTAATGGTCTTCATCAGATTTCTAACTGGCAACTTTCTTAGCGGAGATATACCAGAGTCAATATTAGTGAAAGGAAGTAATGTGTGTGTATCATATCTCTTGTATCCTTTGAGTTCTTTAGCATCTTTATTACATGGATCTGATATTTGTTCACCTCAGTGAACACACTTATCTGTTGTGTACTTGTATTAGTTTATAACCTATGATGACTTGATTAATTTATAGAAGGAagtctatatattttttctcagtTGCTTCatcattataaattaaatttccacTTCTGTTTCTTACTTTCTTGCAGGGATCTTTCCTACAATAATTTCACTCAGCCAACCTCTGAGCATCATGCTTGCCAGAGCATGCAGTTAgtatatttctatatatttgtGATTCAATAGTCCACTCTGTTTACTTCTCTGTGTCACAATCACATATGGTGGATGCCAGTGCTGATGTttgctttataattttttatgttaccaGGGAATTAAATCtgaacttgtttcaaagttatTCAGCAGCAAACAACTTGTAAGTTGCCTTTTTGGTTTAAGTGAGCCTTAGCAACcaatgaaaaagaaatgcagCTCCAAGGCTTCCTTTTTTGTATATTGTCCCTTCTATGCTTTTTACTGATTTGTCAAGAAAGCAATCATTCTTCACTTGAAACACATTTTAGagttatcaaataatttttttcattgtttcatCGTCTCATagagtaatatattattgaccTTGAAGTGTTTTCTCTATAATGCTAACTGGTTTTTACTTGACTTAAACTAGAAGTCGGGTTCTTCCATGCAAGGCTGATCAGAAATGTCATCGATGTAAGTATGTCTAAGgtgtttttatgaataaataaattgattgacATCTTGATCACAAGtaaatttttgatattctaTACATAAATGCTCTCAACTTATCCAAAAAAAATGTTcacattttcttcatttcatagaTTGGCGCGCTTTCTACATTAATTGTGGTGggaaaaatgtaaaagaaaatgGCAGCACATTTGAAGGAGATGGAGAAGTAGATGGTGGTGCTGCaacttattatttaaatgataattggGGATTTAGTAGTACTGGAGACTTCGCAGATGATaataatgaacaaaacaaaCGTTATGTTGCATCTGTGCTCTCATCAGACATTTCAGAATTATTCATTGATGCCCGCAAAGCTCCTCTTTCACTTACTTATTTTGGGTATTGCTTAGAAAATGGGAATTATGTTGTTAGTTTAGACTTTGCCGAGATTCAGTTCACAAATGACAACACATATGGAAGCCTCGGAAGGCGCATGTTTGATATTTATGTTCAGGTAATTAATCACAATCAGGAAAAAccttttcatttttgggttgaTAATACTGTATCAATTGTATCCTTTTTCAGTCTATCTTGTTACACATGATCCTAAGTACGGGCTAAGTTTCAAGGTGCTATGCTCTTGGAGCAAACAGTTTTGGGTCATAGGTTCAGCTAGAATTTGTTCCTCACAGGAAAGGACACACTAAAAAGGTTTTCACCGGATTTCCATGTTGCAGGACAAACAAGTTGAGAAGGATTTCGATATAGAAGCTAATGCTTCAGGGGTCCTTAAGCCAAttacaagaaaatataatgCTACCGTCACAGATAACATTTTAGAGATCCGGTTTTATTGGGCTGGCAAAGGGACTACTGCTCTTCCCGAAAGAGGAGTCTATGGCCCCCTCGTATCAGCAATTTCTGTGGTGGATGTCAGTGAGTGATTTCTCCTCTTCTAATTTCATTTAATACAGTCATGTTCAAGCAATGCCATATAAATGCTACTGTTGTATGAAAAATTCAAGATAATGCAGTTTACCTTAGTTCATCATAGTTATGCATCAGAAACTGTTGAAAATGCCTCGAAAATTACTGAAATTATAATAGAACTAGACATAACAAATGTTAGAGGCAACAGATGTCAGAAACATATAATAGAACTAGACATAACAAATGTTAGAATATGCAACTTAGAGCATATATTactgaaattatatattttgtcttAATTAGCTCAAATACATGTGTACTGCAATCAAAGAGTTGACATTTCCCCTGTTTCatccaatttttatcaaaagagTGACATATTTAAGTAATCTATTTAGAAAGTACAGTTTCATGCCCAAATCTTTAAGTAATGATAATTGCTTGGTGGGTTTTCTTGGGCAGACTACAAACCTGAAAAGAAGAAGATTGCAGAAATCATTGTAGGTGTTGTTGTAGGAACATGTCTCATAATATTAGCACTGGGTGTCCTTGGTTGGAGATACTATTCCAGAATCAGGAAGCGCAAAGGAAATGGTTTGGTCTTCTTTAATCTTGTAGGATCTTTATTGCAAccatgttcaaatttttttcccaAGCGTTTGAACTTGGAAAGACTATTTTATTTGGGCGATGATTTATCTACAAATATCTTATGGTGGCTAGCAACTATGAGTTCATTATCTTAATATAGTTATTTCTCTTTCATTCTTTGGGCAGATTTTTTAGAAGGATCAGATCTGAAAACGATTTCTTTTACCTTGAAGCAAATTAAAGCTGCAACTGACAATTTTGATCTTGCGAACAAGATTGGGGAAGGTGGTTTTGGGCCTGTTTACAAGGTATACTACTTAATCTTTAGGCCACAATTATAAATCATTCTTAATAGAATAACTTTCTCTATCGATTTGCTTAAAATCTTTACACTTTTCCTGTGCAGGGTCAGTTATCTGATGGTACTATAGTTGCTGTGAAGCAGCTTTCTTCAAAATCAAAGCAGGGAAACCGAGAATTCTTGAATGAGATAGCCATGATTTCGTGTCTGCAACACCAGAATCTTGTAAAGCTTCATGGATGTTGTATTGAAGAGGATCAACTATTGCTAGTTTATGAATACATGGAAAATAACAGTCTTGCCCGTGCTTTGTTTGGTAAGTTGAATCTACATATTGATTTTAAGGTTCCTTCTTGCTTTAGTAATATATCTTgaaattaattgtttgttttaaggTCGTGAAAATTGTCAATTGAAGTTAGATTGGCCAACCAGACAAAAGATTTGTATTGGGATAGCTAGAGGTTTAGCTTTTCTTCATGAAGAATCAAGGTTCAAAATTGTTCACAGAGACATCAAAGCTACCAATGTTTTGCTAGATAAGGATCTAAACCCCAAAATATCGGACTTCGGGTTGGCTAAGCTTGATGAGGAGGAGAAAACCCATATTAGCACTCGAGTTGCTGGAACAATGTAGGCTAATCACATGTCTCTCTTGTCAAGCTGAAAGTAAAACAgtataaaatactaaatattttgAACATATATGCAGAGGATACATGGCACCAGAATATGCACTTTGGGGTTATCTGACTTACAAGGCAGATGTTTACAGCTTCGGAATTGTTGCATTGGAAATTGTTAGTGGGAGAAACAACAAGAGTTATGGTCCAGCTGAGGATTGCACTTGTCTTCTAGATTGGGTAAGAAACTAACATTCTATAAATATTGATGATGGATGAGATATTAGTCCTTAGTGGTGTGTTTTTTGCAGGCTTGTAAGTTGCAGCAAGAAAAGAAGATAATGGAGCTAGTTGATCCAAAGCTGGGATCAGAATGCAACAGAGAGGAAGCTGAAAGGATGATAAGAGTATCTCTATTGTGTACAAATGCTTCACCATCACTGAGGCCAACTATGTCCGAAGCTGTAAGTATGCTGGAAGGGAAAACTGCGATCCCAGATATCATCCCTGAAGTAGGTAGTTACAGTCAAGATTTGAGGTTCAAAGCCATAAGAGACTTCCATGGACTGAACCGCAGTCAAACTCAGCGTTCAACACCAGCCCAGGACCTCTACACAATTGATGATGAGTCATATTTGAGGCATAAAGATGCTAATAAACTGACTGAAACAGGGATTTCAGATGTTCAACTTTCAACGTCTATGCCATCATGGACTGGCTCTTCGTCAAACATCAATACCAATTTGTAGTATAAAGAACGTTACAGGTATTGATTCtcactttctctttatttatctctaataaatttttattggttattcATTTTACAATTGTGATATTAATAAGAATTGAGCTACagttgtaaaaatttaattaacatctATGAAGCAATGGCTCAATAACATATTGTTACCGTcctaaaatgtcaatttaacaGTTAAGGACTGAATTGGTTTTAAATCTCTGAAGAAATGTACTGACATTCATGTGGAGCCTAAAGTTGGCTCGAATACATTATATGTTATTCATTAGTATTGGTGGGTAGTATTGTCTGAATGTTATTAATGGGATGAACAATGTTGTCAATGGGGTTAATAATATTGTTGAAAGGATGTACTGTATCACTGAGAAGACAAACGAATCAAACTATCGAATTAAAGATCCAATATGAGTTCAAATTATTTGAGTcgaataatatattcaaattgagaTAGTTTGAGTAGAATTTACCCCAACTAATATGAAAGGAAGAAACAAGGATCTCTTACTGGCCCAGCCCACAGAGCAGTCGTAAGCACAAAACCATTTATTGGAATGCCCTTGTAGCAGAGTTGTTTGTTTAcaatttatttcacaaattatagattttcttaaacttaaatctaaaattttttaactcaaatggaaatctaaaaaaattatattttatttcaatctaacattataaaataaatataattatcataaggGTCACTTTGTGGATGTTGTTATCCTGAATATCATTAGGGATATTGATTGCATccgaattatattaaaatgataagttATCATTCTTAAAgtcaaaaaatgatatattcttaCTTTACGTcaagttatattattaaatttagctacattttaagaaaaaaaggggaaaacaaaaggaaaaaatgattataataaaaaaacaaaattgcaaCAAAATTGTTTATCTacaatttatttcacaaaataatcacaaaaataCTATCACTTATTGTCACCATTGACGGTACCACCACTATCCCTACTattatcaacatcaacatcatcacCATCACCTCTATCATCAATGACACCACCATCATCATCCCCGACTTTTATTAACAATTGAACTTGTTGTTTAAGTTCAGTAGGCCCCATCACACATTACAACCCACTCTTTCCTTTCCACCATCACACGAAACCTCATCTCTTATCCTCCACTGACATGCCACAACCAACCTCATCTTTCATCCTCCACTGCCATGCCACAACCTTTAGTCATCTTGTATCAATGTCATCCTTATCTAGATGCAAAATGGAGGATCAAGTGTATCTCTTCTATTAGGTTTTGTTAAAAGTGACTTTGGATTTTTGTTGAGGAGTGATTGTAATAGAGTTGGATGCAGAAAATGTTGAACAAATTAGGGAAGTAAGTAGAGGTGGCAGTGGGTTGGATCTGGTCAGGTTCACTAGACCCATAAGTCGGGTTAGACTTAAGATTTGCACAATAACAGATCTTACAAGTTGCATAAactcatataaattataagatcCATGGCTCAACCCTATATATAGGGTCGAACCTTGCAATAACGAGCCaaccaattaattttaataaaaaataatttttatattataattattaattaatgaattatttatttatttaattttgtaaataattatgaaaacagTGACAGATCGAGTCCACCTACAAACCTTGTGTCTAGGCCCAAGACCCATGGGTCGGGTGTAACACCCCAgatccaataacccggcccactgttaagatattgtccactttggacacacagtccatcatgagtttgcttctgggctttgcaacccaaaacgcgtcttgcAGGGAAACGAGTGGGCCCTCACTCAACTGGCAAGATATTGTCCCCTTACGGCCCAGCCTTTTCGGGGTTTTGTTCCTGGGCCTGCGGTCTTTGCCGCCAACACTTAGAGCCCagaacgcgtcttaacagttaagaagctcacaggctatttaaccaatccaattctcccaccactaaccaatgtgggatccatagacagagcacacacagacccaacatctctcccgtgctttgtcgatgtgggattcgcctaagggtatcacatacacccccctcTTACGGGACttagcgtcctcgctgaggtttgccccaccatcgttcaagaggacacgcgaagttgctctgataccattgaTAACATCCCTGGTCTAATAACCcagcccactgtcaagatattgtccactttggacacacagtccatcatgggtttgcttttgggctttgcaacccaaaacgcgtcttaacagttaaggagctcacaggctatttaaccaattcaattctcccaccactaaccaatgtgggatccatagacagagcacacacagac harbors:
- the LOC123192975 gene encoding probable LRR receptor-like serine/threonine-protein kinase RFK1 isoform X1, whose amino-acid sequence is MMFFKHLLLVSILSLSFEVKRVYVDAKLPQTEVDVLNQIAKTMGATNWTFDADTACELHEKSAVTEVTKNISCILGPDGSTHHISVIEFKRYSLSGVLPPELNQLPNISKVDFSYNYLNGSIPAEWALTQLNFISLSGNRLSGNIPSHLGDITSLTYLDIEANQFSGTVPTQLGKLVKLEILKLSSNRLTGNLPNEFSQLTNMTDFRINDNNFNGSIPEFIQNWRQLGRLEILGSGLKGPIPSSISLLENLQQFKISDIDGTNQAFPDLKKNTRLRRLTLRNCHISGEIPMYVWEMNNLRVLDLSFNKLTGELPNVAIPRDLLFIFLTGNFLSGDIPESILVKGSNVDLSYNNFTQPTSEHHACQSMQELNLNLFQSYSAANNLSRVLPCKADQKCHRYWRAFYINCGGKNVKENGSTFEGDGEVDGGAATYYLNDNWGFSSTGDFADDNNEQNKRYVASVLSSDISELFIDARKAPLSLTYFGYCLENGNYVVSLDFAEIQFTNDNTYGSLGRRMFDIYVQDKQVEKDFDIEANASGVLKPITRKYNATVTDNILEIRFYWAGKGTTALPERGVYGPLVSAISVVDVNYKPEKKKIAEIIVGVVVGTCLIILALGVLGWRYYSRIRKRKGNDFLEGSDLKTISFTLKQIKAATDNFDLANKIGEGGFGPVYKGQLSDGTIVAVKQLSSKSKQGNREFLNEIAMISCLQHQNLVKLHGCCIEEDQLLLVYEYMENNSLARALFGRENCQLKLDWPTRQKICIGIARGLAFLHEESRFKIVHRDIKATNVLLDKDLNPKISDFGLAKLDEEEKTHISTRVAGTIGYMAPEYALWGYLTYKADVYSFGIVALEIVSGRNNKSYGPAEDCTCLLDWACKLQQEKKIMELVDPKLGSECNREEAERMIRVSLLCTNASPSLRPTMSEAVSMLEGKTAIPDIIPEVGSYSQDLRFKAIRDFHGLNRSQTQRSTPAQDLYTIDDESYLRHKDANKLTETGISDVQLSTSMPSWTGSSSNINTNL
- the LOC123192975 gene encoding probable LRR receptor-like serine/threonine-protein kinase RFK1 isoform X2, producing the protein MMFFKHLLLVSILSLSFEVKRVYVDAKLPQTEVDVLNQIAKTMGATNWTFDADTACELHEKSAVTEVTKNISCILGPDGSTHHISVIEFKRYSLSGVLPPELNQLPNISKVDFSYNYLNGSIPAEWALTQLNFISLSGNRLSGNIPSHLGDITSLTYLKLSSNRLTGNLPNEFSQLTNMTDFRINDNNFNGSIPEFIQNWRQLGRLEILGSGLKGPIPSSISLLENLQQFKISDIDGTNQAFPDLKKNTRLRRLTLRNCHISGEIPMYVWEMNNLRVLDLSFNKLTGELPNVAIPRDLLFIFLTGNFLSGDIPESILVKGSNVDLSYNNFTQPTSEHHACQSMQELNLNLFQSYSAANNLSRVLPCKADQKCHRYWRAFYINCGGKNVKENGSTFEGDGEVDGGAATYYLNDNWGFSSTGDFADDNNEQNKRYVASVLSSDISELFIDARKAPLSLTYFGYCLENGNYVVSLDFAEIQFTNDNTYGSLGRRMFDIYVQDKQVEKDFDIEANASGVLKPITRKYNATVTDNILEIRFYWAGKGTTALPERGVYGPLVSAISVVDVNYKPEKKKIAEIIVGVVVGTCLIILALGVLGWRYYSRIRKRKGNDFLEGSDLKTISFTLKQIKAATDNFDLANKIGEGGFGPVYKGQLSDGTIVAVKQLSSKSKQGNREFLNEIAMISCLQHQNLVKLHGCCIEEDQLLLVYEYMENNSLARALFGRENCQLKLDWPTRQKICIGIARGLAFLHEESRFKIVHRDIKATNVLLDKDLNPKISDFGLAKLDEEEKTHISTRVAGTIGYMAPEYALWGYLTYKADVYSFGIVALEIVSGRNNKSYGPAEDCTCLLDWACKLQQEKKIMELVDPKLGSECNREEAERMIRVSLLCTNASPSLRPTMSEAVSMLEGKTAIPDIIPEVGSYSQDLRFKAIRDFHGLNRSQTQRSTPAQDLYTIDDESYLRHKDANKLTETGISDVQLSTSMPSWTGSSSNINTNL
- the LOC123192975 gene encoding probable LRR receptor-like serine/threonine-protein kinase RFK1 isoform X3 — encoded protein: MMFFKHLLLVSILSLSFEVKRVYVDAKLPQTEVDVLNQIAKTMGATNWTFDADTACELHEKSAVTEVTKNISCILGPDGSTHHISVIEFKRYSLSGVLPPELNQLPNISKVDFSYNYLNGSIPAEWALTQLNFISLSGNRLSGNIPSHLGDITSLTYLDIEANQFSGTVPTQLGKLVKLEILKLSSNRLTGNLPNEFSQLTNMTDFRINDNNFNGSIPEFIQNWRQLGRLEILGSGLKGPIPSSISLLENLQQFKISDIDGTNQAFPDLKKNTRLRRLTLRNCHISGEIPMYVWEMNNLRVLDLSFNKLTGELPNVAIPRDLLFIFLTGNFLSGDIPESILVKGSNVDLSYNNFTQPTSEHHACQSMQELNLNLFQSYSAANNLSRVLPCKADQKCHRYWRAFYINCGGKNVKENGSTFEGDGEVDGGAATYYLNDNWGFSSTGDFADDNNEQNKRYVASVLSSDISELFIDARKAPLSLTYFGYCLENGNYVVSLDFAEIQFTNDNTYGSLGRRMFDIYVQDKQVEKDFDIEANASGVLKPITRKYNATVTDNILEIRFYWAGKGTTALPERGVYGPLVSAISVVDVNFLEGSDLKTISFTLKQIKAATDNFDLANKIGEGGFGPVYKGQLSDGTIVAVKQLSSKSKQGNREFLNEIAMISCLQHQNLVKLHGCCIEEDQLLLVYEYMENNSLARALFGRENCQLKLDWPTRQKICIGIARGLAFLHEESRFKIVHRDIKATNVLLDKDLNPKISDFGLAKLDEEEKTHISTRVAGTIGYMAPEYALWGYLTYKADVYSFGIVALEIVSGRNNKSYGPAEDCTCLLDWACKLQQEKKIMELVDPKLGSECNREEAERMIRVSLLCTNASPSLRPTMSEAVSMLEGKTAIPDIIPEVGSYSQDLRFKAIRDFHGLNRSQTQRSTPAQDLYTIDDESYLRHKDANKLTETGISDVQLSTSMPSWTGSSSNINTNL